In Lachnospiraceae bacterium, the DNA window GCACAGCTGTTTGAAAAGTTTGGATTTACAGCAGAGCGTGTTGCAGAAACTGTGAAGAGTCTGTAAGTAAAGCGTGAAAATCAGGGGATGCGTTTTTGGCGCATTCTGATATCGGGATAATTAAAATACCCCGGTAACTGCCTGGAAATGGCAGCTGCCGGGGTATTTTTTGTGCCTGGGATGGGCACTTGCATGATGAGGAAGTTTGCCACAAGCGACCGCACAAAAGGCGCGGTTAGCTAGTACATCGTTTCGTAAATAACTGTACTGTTCACGTAGGATGCGGATTTGAGTGTGCAGGTCTAAAAACGCAGGCGTAGCGGGCTACGCTGAGGCTTTTAGGCCTGTGCAATCAGATTCGCAGACAAGTGAGCGGTATAGTTATTTCGAAAACGATGTACTTGTTATTCCTCGATCACCTGTATTTCCAGGTAATCAAAATCCACTGTTTCAATAAAATTATCCTGGGTAAACCGGGCTTTGTCGTGATATTTAAAATCCTGGACAGTAGAATCCAGCCACATAGGCTTTTCCAGGTCAAACTTATAGCAGATCTCATCTAAACAGTTAAAAACCATCTGCGTTCTGGAAATAGAATAGTCACCGCAGCAGGCTACCATATCCTTCACCAGATGGTTATCCTTCATGATCTTTCCCCACATCCGAAACATGTATTTCCCAGCCTTTCTTTTTTGTTAAGTGTTACATGTCAGTATAGCATATATTGATGAGATGTGTACAGAAGGAAAAACACATCTTATCTGCATATAAAAGATAGAATTATATGCAGATAAGATTGCTTTTTCTGCATATGACATGGTAGAATCATATGCAGAAAGGCGGTGCCGTGATGAGGTATTTTGACTATTCATTTTTAAATAATGGATTACTTCCAGCTAATTTAGTAAACCTTACTGCCAATATCGCAGAACTAAAAACAATGGCAGGCGTACGAAAAGAAGAATATATACAGATATTTACTGAATTAGAGGCTGTAGCAAAAGTACAGTCAATTAAAAGTTCTAATGCCATTGAAGGTATTGTGACCAGTGATGAACGTATTGCAGAGATCGTTAATCAGAATAGTGCGCCATTAAATCATAATGAAGCTGAGATTGCTGGATATCGTGATGCTTTAAATGAGATTCATTTAGGGTATGAACATATTGATTTTCGTGAAGCTGATATTTTGCGTCTGCATGAGATTTTAATGCAGTTTACAGGAAATGGTATCGGTGGTCAGTATAAGACGGATGATAATGTGATTCTGGAAATTGACGCGGAAGGCAGACGAAAGGTTCGGTTTCATCCCACATCAGCGTTGGAAACACCAGAAGCAATGGAACAGCTGACCCTTGCATATATGGATGCCCGCAGTGATGCCAATATTAATCAATTATTGCTTATTCCCTGTGTTATCCTAGATTTCCTTTGTATTCATCCGTTTCGGGATGGAAATGGAAGAATGTCCCGGCTGTTATCCTTATTATTGCTTTACAAAAACGGGTTTGATGCTGGAAAATATGTGTCGTTTGAAGAACAGATAAATAATTATAAAGTGTATTATTATGAGTCATTACGAAAGTCATCAATAGACTGGGGGAAAAATGAAAATTCATATTTTCCATTTATTGAAAATTTCCTGTCAACGCTCTATATGTGTTATAAAGAGCTGGACAAACGTTTTGCTATTGTAAATGGCAGGAAAATCACTAAAAAAGCCCGAATAGAGTCTACGGTGTTAAATAGTCTGACACCTATTTCTAAATCAGAAATATGCAAAATATTACCAGATGTCAGTCCGACTACGGTGGAAGCTGTTTTAGGAGAAATGGTAAAAACAGGAAGTATACAACGAGTTGGATCGGGGCGTATGACAAGATATATTAAGGCATGAATGAATAGAGAAAGTTGCATTGTTAAATGAGAAATTCTTGAGATAAACAGGAGTGTACTTGCGTTGACGTATCAATGCGTTATTTCTGCATTTTTTCTGATAACGCCAATCGTCTAAACAATAGATAACGCCAATCGTCTAAACCATCCCTTGCCCTGTTACTGGTTTTGTAGTAAGCTATAAATAATGACAAAATCCCCCGAAATTCGGGCGGCGAGGAGGTACTGGGCGGTGGAGCAGGTTATTACAGATTATGTAAAATTTCTGGCAGATGCCAGAGATGCGGTTTATCGTTTGGGCTGTGATCAGGCAACAGCAAAACAGCTGAAAGAACAGGGCGAACGCCAGGAAAAAGAACTGGCAGCTGCAAAAAAGGCAGTGACAGATTCGGTGAACCAGACGATAAAAAAGCGGCGCAGTGAGATTGATTCAAGTTATGATAAAGAGATAGCAAAAGGCCAGGAACGACTGAAAAAGGCCAGAACCCAGCGTGAAAAAGCTAAAAATAAGGGAATGAAGGAACGGATTGCAGAGGAAACCAGTGTGCTGAGAGAGCATAACCGTGACCTGCAGGTACAGATGAAGACTATGTTCCAGAAAGACAAGGTTCCTGCATTTTGCCGTACTACATTTTATTATTCCCTGTATTATGCAAGAGGGCTTAAGGAACGGCTGATCGGTTTTATTACTTTTCTGATCTGCTTTTTAGTGCTTCCATGTGGTATTTATTTCCTGCTTCCGGACCGGAAGATATGGTATCTGGTGCTGGTTTATTTTGCAGATATCATCATTTTCGGCGGTTTGTATGTGACCATTGGAAACAGAAGCCGGTCCCGTTACCATGATGCCTTAAAACAGGGACGGGAGATCCGGAACCTGTTAAATTCCAATGAAAAGAAGATCAAAGTTATTACACACAGCATTGAAAAAGACGGCAATGAAGATATTTATGATCTGGAAAAATATGATGACGAGATTGCCTGCGCACAGCAGGAGCTGTCTGATATAGCGGCAAAGAAAAAAGATGCCATCAGCAGCTTTGAAAATGTGACAAAAAATATCATTGCTGATGAGATCGAAGGCAGCCACAAAGCAGAGATCGAAGAAAAAGAGCAGAAATTAAAAGAAGTAAATAATAACCTGGCAGAATTAGAGAACAGCATCCGTCAGCAGAATATCCATATTACAGACACTTATGGACCATATCTTGGAAAAGAGTATCTGGATACAGATAAGCTCATGGAATTGTCAAGGATTATCCAGGCTGGAACAGCGTCTAATATTACTGAGGCTATTGAAATGGATAAAAACGGAGAGGGAAAGCCAGAAAAAAATTAGAAAATAGAAACAACTTGAAAACCAAACAAAACCGCACTATAATGGTAAAGAACTGGAAAAGGGGAGCTGGCAGCAGCTGGCTGAGAGTGGGATATGGTTCCCAGACCCGCAACCTGATTTGGATAATGCCAACGTAGGGATATAAAAACAAGGTCTTTTCATAGTGTGATCTTAGCGGATATGTCTGTTGTGGGCATATCCGTTTTTTACTATGAAAGTCCCGGACGGCAGCCGCGAATGAGCCATGCTTGCATGAGCGAATTCACGGGTATCGGACGGGCAAGCCGGTATGAGCAAGGAGCGCGATAGCGCGGATTGCGAATGCTGGCGACGATTGCGGGAGCACCAAAGGTGCGGAGCAATCGGCTTTCATGAATGGTGATGCCTGCGTCAGCAGGCATGTCCGTTTAGTTGTCATGTATCGTCGTTTTACCGTTAGAGATAAGCAGGGCGGTGTATGGCACAGTTTTCAGGTCTTCCAGGCGGCATATTGGGGGCACCACTTTGTGTCGCATAATAAAACGTGGCCTGCAGTGATCAACAGGATGTTGTAATGTATTCTCCAATTCCGAGAGAACATAAGTACATTACATATATTGTATACACTGCGGGAATGCTGAGAAGGGAGAAGATGAGAATGAGAACAGCATTAACGATCGCTGGAAGCGATTCCAGCGGAGGCGCCGGTATTCAGGCCGACATTAAGACAATGATGGCAAATGGAGTATTTGCCATGAGCGCGATCACAGCACTGACTGCGCAGAACACAACAGGAGTAGAGGCAATTTTAAATGCCACTCCAGAATTTCTTGGACAGGAATTAGACTGCATTTTTACAGATATTTACCCGGATGCAGTAAAGATCGGTATGGTATCAGATAAAGAACTGATCTGTATGATTGCAGCAAAATTAAAGCAGTACGATGCAAAGAACGTGGTAGTAGATCCGGTTATGGTAGCCACCAGCGGGGCAAGACTGATCAGTGAAGATGCCATTGAAACATTAAAGGCAGAATTATTCCCACTGGCAAAGATCTTAACGCCAAATATCCCGGAAACAGAAGAATTGACCGGTATGAAGATCACATCTGCCGCAGATATGGAAGCAGCAGCAAAGAAGATCTCTGAGACCTATCACTGCGCTGTTCTCTGCAAAGGAGGGCATAAATTAAATGATGCAAATGATCTGCTCTGGAGTGAAGGAAAAGGCCGTTGGTTTTCTGGAAAGCGTATTGACAATCCAAATACCCATGGAACCGGCTGTACCTTATCATCAGCCATTGCTTCCAACCTGGCAAAAGGCTTTGATCTGGAAACCAGCGTAGAGCGGGCAAAGGACTATATTTCAGGTGCTTTGGCAGCTATGCTGGACCTTGGAAAAGGCAGCGGACCTATGGATCATGGTTTTGCCATTGATAATGAATATACAAGGGAGGCAAAGTAATTATGGAAAGAAGAACCTCTCTTTTTGATAATGGGCTGATCTGGTTTGGAGCAGGTGTTTCCCTGGCAGAGATTCTCACAGGTACTTATTTTTCCACTTTAGGTTTTGGAAAAGGTTTTGCAGCCATTATCGTAGGACATGTGATCGGCTGCGTCCTTCTGTTTTTAGCAGGCGTCATCGGCGGAAAGAGCCGTTTAAGCGCTATGGAGACAGTAAAAAGCAGCTTTGGCAA includes these proteins:
- a CDS encoding Fic family protein → MRYFDYSFLNNGLLPANLVNLTANIAELKTMAGVRKEEYIQIFTELEAVAKVQSIKSSNAIEGIVTSDERIAEIVNQNSAPLNHNEAEIAGYRDALNEIHLGYEHIDFREADILRLHEILMQFTGNGIGGQYKTDDNVILEIDAEGRRKVRFHPTSALETPEAMEQLTLAYMDARSDANINQLLLIPCVILDFLCIHPFRDGNGRMSRLLSLLLLYKNGFDAGKYVSFEEQINNYKVYYYESLRKSSIDWGKNENSYFPFIENFLSTLYMCYKELDKRFAIVNGRKITKKARIESTVLNSLTPISKSEICKILPDVSPTTVEAVLGEMVKTGSIQRVGSGRMTRYIKA
- the thiD gene encoding bifunctional hydroxymethylpyrimidine kinase/phosphomethylpyrimidine kinase translates to MRTALTIAGSDSSGGAGIQADIKTMMANGVFAMSAITALTAQNTTGVEAILNATPEFLGQELDCIFTDIYPDAVKIGMVSDKELICMIAAKLKQYDAKNVVVDPVMVATSGARLISEDAIETLKAELFPLAKILTPNIPETEELTGMKITSAADMEAAAKKISETYHCAVLCKGGHKLNDANDLLWSEGKGRWFSGKRIDNPNTHGTGCTLSSAIASNLAKGFDLETSVERAKDYISGALAAMLDLGKGSGPMDHGFAIDNEYTREAK